In the genome of Paracoccus tegillarcae, one region contains:
- a CDS encoding nucleoside triphosphate hydrolase — protein sequence MSRQITLAALARHLSDLDHGDRVICAVAGAPGSGKSTLAEALAAQLNKGQPGTAEVVPMDGFHYDDLYLVPAGLRPRKGAPHTFDVGGLRNVLARLRTRDEDAVAVPVFDRDMEIARAGARLIDRSVRIILAEGNYLLLDSPPWRDLSPLFDVTVMIDVDEQVLRARLTRRWTRYGLTDEQIEEKLEGNDLPNGRVVRETSAPADFVIRQNR from the coding sequence ATGAGCCGCCAGATCACCCTCGCTGCGCTGGCCCGGCACCTGTCAGATCTGGATCACGGTGATCGGGTGATCTGTGCGGTCGCCGGTGCGCCGGGTTCGGGCAAATCGACACTGGCCGAGGCGCTGGCTGCGCAGTTGAACAAGGGTCAGCCGGGGACAGCCGAGGTCGTTCCGATGGACGGGTTCCATTACGACGATCTCTATCTGGTCCCCGCAGGCCTGCGCCCCCGCAAGGGCGCGCCCCATACCTTTGACGTGGGCGGTTTGCGTAATGTGCTGGCAAGGCTGCGCACCCGTGACGAGGATGCTGTCGCGGTGCCGGTCTTTGACCGCGACATGGAAATCGCCCGTGCCGGTGCGCGGCTGATCGACCGATCGGTCCGGATCATTCTGGCCGAGGGGAACTATCTGCTGCTGGACAGCCCGCCCTGGCGCGACCTGAGCCCGCTTTTCGATGTGACGGTGATGATCGACGTGGACGAGCAGGTGCTACGCGCCCGCCTGACCCGGCGCTGGACCCGCTATGGCCTGACCGATGAACAGATAGAGGAAAAGCTGGAGGGCAACGACCTGCCCAATGGCCGGGTCGTCCGTGAAACCAGCGCACCCGCCGATTTCGTGATCCGGCAGAACCGATGA
- a CDS encoding sugar phosphate isomerase/epimerase family protein — protein sequence MEGFGVHTSMWTMHWDRAGAERTIPSAAAYKMDFIEIALLDTSIVDAAHTRDLLAKHEMRAVCSLGLPEESWASVNPDGAIAHLTDAMDMAKEMGAEALSGVTYGGIGQRTGLPPTEAEYDNIARALAAAAKHAKGLGIAFGIEPVNRYENHLINTGWQARQMIEKVGADNIFIHLDTYHMNIEEKGAGNGILDAREHLRYIHLSESDRGTPGEGTCDWDEVYATLAAIGYKGGLAMESFINMPPQVGYGLAVWRPVAESFEEVMDKGLPFLRNKAAQYRLI from the coding sequence ATGGAAGGTTTCGGCGTACACACAAGCATGTGGACCATGCATTGGGATCGGGCAGGCGCAGAGCGGACGATCCCCTCTGCGGCCGCCTACAAGATGGATTTTATCGAGATCGCGCTGCTGGACACGTCGATCGTTGATGCCGCCCATACCCGCGACCTGCTGGCCAAGCACGAGATGCGGGCGGTCTGTTCGTTGGGCCTGCCAGAGGAAAGCTGGGCCTCTGTCAATCCCGACGGTGCCATCGCCCATCTGACCGATGCCATGGACATGGCCAAGGAAATGGGCGCCGAGGCGCTGTCAGGCGTCACCTATGGCGGCATCGGCCAGCGCACCGGCCTGCCGCCGACCGAGGCGGAATACGACAATATCGCGCGCGCATTGGCGGCGGCGGCGAAACATGCCAAGGGTCTGGGCATCGCCTTCGGGATCGAGCCGGTCAATCGCTATGAAAACCACCTGATCAACACGGGCTGGCAGGCCCGGCAGATGATCGAAAAGGTGGGCGCGGACAACATCTTCATCCATCTCGACACCTATCACATGAACATCGAGGAAAAGGGCGCTGGCAACGGCATACTCGATGCGCGCGAGCATCTGCGCTATATCCACCTGTCCGAAAGCGATCGCGGCACGCCGGGCGAGGGAACCTGTGACTGGGACGAGGTTTATGCCACGCTGGCCGCAATCGGTTATAAGGGCGGGCTTGCGATGGAAAGCTTTATAAATATGCCGCCTCAGGTCGGCTATGGGCTGGCGGTCTGGCGTCCGGTTGCCGAATCCTTCGAAGAGGTGATGGACAAGGGCCTGCCGTTCCTTCGCAACAAGGCCGCACAATATCGCCTGATATGA
- a CDS encoding ABC transporter permease, which produces MTSTLRERITARLGPETLPLLGFLLLVVVAFAVATPLFLTGANLRSMAFQMPVLGLLTLAMLVPILSGGLNLAIIYQANISGLALAWVLIQFGGPDAGIGAFLLGSALAIIVGALSGALMGAVVAYIGAHPILVSLAMMIFLRGLGEFMTRGGDISGFPSYMTTLGHGSLAGIPVPLILFLAAAALWHLMLKRTRHGFSVYMVGSNIRATEYSGLPTRRTLTLIYTLSGVICAVAGILMAARFNSVRVGHGEALLLVTVLACFLGGVDPFGGFGRVLPVVIALVILQALSSGLSLIGANQHLSTAVWGLFLIGVMALRWAGGRWRSRQRKAG; this is translated from the coding sequence ATGACCAGCACCTTGCGCGAACGCATCACCGCCCGCCTTGGCCCCGAAACCCTGCCGCTGCTGGGATTCCTGCTGCTGGTCGTGGTCGCCTTCGCAGTGGCGACCCCGCTGTTTCTGACCGGTGCAAACCTGCGGTCCATGGCCTTTCAGATGCCCGTTCTGGGGCTGCTCACACTGGCCATGCTGGTGCCGATCCTGTCGGGTGGGCTGAACCTGGCGATCATCTATCAGGCCAATATCTCGGGCCTGGCGCTGGCCTGGGTGCTGATCCAGTTCGGCGGGCCTGATGCCGGTATCGGTGCGTTCCTGCTGGGCTCGGCGCTGGCGATCATCGTCGGGGCCTTGTCAGGCGCGCTGATGGGCGCGGTGGTGGCCTATATCGGCGCGCATCCGATCCTTGTGTCGCTGGCGATGATGATCTTTCTGCGCGGTCTGGGTGAATTCATGACCCGTGGCGGCGATATTTCCGGTTTTCCCAGCTATATGACCACCTTGGGCCATGGCAGCCTTGCGGGGATCCCCGTGCCGTTGATCCTGTTTCTGGCCGCGGCAGCCCTGTGGCATCTGATGCTAAAGCGGACCCGGCACGGGTTTTCCGTCTATATGGTTGGCTCGAACATCCGCGCCACGGAATATTCGGGCCTGCCGACACGGCGGACCCTGACGCTGATCTACACGCTTTCGGGGGTGATCTGCGCTGTGGCGGGCATCCTGATGGCGGCGCGGTTCAATTCGGTCCGCGTGGGCCATGGCGAGGCGCTGCTGCTGGTCACGGTGCTTGCCTGTTTCCTGGGCGGGGTCGATCCGTTTGGCGGCTTTGGCCGGGTTTTGCCGGTGGTCATCGCACTGGTGATCCTGCAGGCGCTGTCCTCGGGGCTCAGCCTGATCGGCGCGAACCAACATCTCTCGACGGCCGTCTGGGGCCTGTTCCTGATCGGCGTCATGGCGCTGCGATGGGCCGGCGGCCGGTGGCGAAGCAGACAGCGAAAGGCAGGGTAG
- a CDS encoding FGGY family carbohydrate kinase, with amino-acid sequence MSDRATIAVLDVGKTNVKLWAASADGALLEQAETRNTVLPGPPWQHHDLQGLGDWVGETLAGFCRRHPIEVIVPVGHGSGGVLVGADPDARGGGAALPMIDYEDGCPPELDADYAALAGSFEDRGSRVMMAMTHAARQLLRIQRADADAFADAQHYLNVAQYWGWWFSGVAASEFSAMGAQTHLWNVPRRRWTPIVEAQGWGRLLPDFRPAWAPLGPLRDSLAQRFGLPRGLTILTGAHDSSINFHRYRAAGLTDFTLVSTGTWIVAMSREADTAASDQSRSATINADLTGEPVGGALAMGGREFSMIAGKDWQGEHVDPAALARIVQQGTMALPSFSNNEGQFPGSAGRGRIIGPPPANPSERAALALMQSALLTVTCADVLAGGERLILDGTFLREPLYAPLVAALRPGRPTAFSDEPQGVVMGALQLAGHDAPSRPALTLDPVTPIQIPGLAQYGRRWRINAEEQGA; translated from the coding sequence ATGAGCGACCGCGCGACCATCGCTGTGCTCGATGTGGGCAAGACCAATGTCAAGCTTTGGGCTGCCAGTGCGGACGGTGCTTTGCTGGAACAGGCAGAGACCCGGAACACGGTGCTGCCCGGCCCGCCCTGGCAGCATCACGATCTGCAGGGGTTGGGCGATTGGGTGGGCGAAACGCTGGCCGGCTTTTGCCGCCGCCATCCGATAGAGGTGATCGTGCCGGTCGGACATGGCTCTGGCGGGGTGTTGGTGGGGGCCGATCCAGATGCCAGGGGTGGTGGCGCAGCACTGCCGATGATCGACTATGAGGATGGATGCCCGCCGGAACTGGATGCGGACTATGCCGCGCTTGCAGGGTCGTTCGAGGATCGCGGAAGCCGCGTGATGATGGCGATGACCCACGCCGCGCGCCAGTTGCTGCGGATACAGCGGGCCGATGCCGATGCCTTCGCGGATGCGCAGCACTATCTGAATGTCGCGCAGTATTGGGGTTGGTGGTTCAGCGGGGTTGCGGCATCCGAGTTCTCGGCAATGGGCGCGCAAACGCATCTGTGGAACGTCCCCCGCCGCCGTTGGACACCCATCGTCGAGGCGCAAGGCTGGGGCCGCCTGCTGCCCGATTTTCGCCCGGCATGGGCGCCGCTTGGCCCGTTGCGCGACAGTCTGGCACAGCGGTTCGGATTGCCTCGGGGGCTGACCATACTGACGGGCGCGCATGATTCCAGCATCAATTTCCATCGCTACCGCGCCGCCGGGCTGACCGATTTCACGCTGGTCTCGACCGGCACCTGGATCGTCGCGATGTCACGCGAGGCCGATACCGCCGCATCCGATCAAAGCCGCAGCGCCACGATCAATGCCGATCTGACCGGCGAACCTGTCGGCGGCGCGCTGGCGATGGGCGGGCGTGAATTTTCCATGATCGCCGGCAAGGATTGGCAGGGCGAACACGTCGATCCCGCCGCGTTGGCCCGGATCGTGCAGCAGGGCACCATGGCGCTGCCCAGCTTTAGCAACAACGAGGGTCAGTTCCCGGGCAGCGCCGGGCGCGGTCGCATCATCGGCCCGCCGCCCGCAAACCCATCCGAACGCGCTGCGCTGGCGTTGATGCAATCGGCGCTGTTGACGGTGACCTGTGCCGATGTGCTGGCGGGCGGAGAGCGGCTGATCCTGGACGGCACCTTCCTGCGCGAGCCGCTTTATGCCCCCCTGGTCGCGGCGCTGCGGCCGGGCAGGCCGACCGCCTTTTCGGATGAGCCGCAGGGCGTGGTGATGGGGGCGCTGCAATTGGCAGGTCACGACGCGCCGTCCCGGCCTGCACTTACGCTAGATCCCGTGACCCCCATCCAGATCCCCGGCCTTGCCCAATACGGCAGACGCTGGCGCATAAATGCAGAAGAACAAGGAGCCTGA